From Syngnathoides biaculeatus isolate LvHL_M chromosome 19, ASM1980259v1, whole genome shotgun sequence, a single genomic window includes:
- the LOC133492557 gene encoding zinc transporter ZIP12-like isoform X2: MVTNLCSNMCFWRFTVPHFLLLLTCLPGRDQAESNLKEVLRVLDLPFSPDEEAHLQKNHIGVLISAILVAVNCPEKTGGSQEVCDKCLPPDVALSVLEDDGKSYLTEDGFQRLSTLLVYYIVNLRDLCRSSSSPVSSYEFYLLALTDLHPVEDSGVLSLDELESILQIINQHNNQESSTLSNLQCIDVVHLLEDANVKEGTPKMSVAKVFAAIISHLLQGRCFTQRNLPPPTFFTNYIFHSLNRTNELGVSDLELLLQQLGVGREGEKPHAHNKKRRSSLTESGHSLEACNHEAGNWARVCFSADQLAYIFALDPQMPISKEHFGQMCPAFIQQLLGNACGSAEWNGRGSHQPTTFEKYGYSTAAVLLITLGSMLGICLVFFNSCQETYTLVLQLFVGLAVGTLSGDALLHLIPQILGLHGHNEEGLTEQTDYLWKIVGVVAGIYGFFLMERIFSILVPQRRHSHARGDSEGPSRRGKSISTIQLGPVDEEAETSLEQRPSQKLGGVPLLAVMVIVGDSLHNFADGLVLGAAFSSSPESGMATTVAILCHEIPHEMGDFAVLLSSGLPVKMAAVMNFVSALTAFAGLYIGLFVSAQAQVQQWIFAVTAGIFLYLALVEMLPEMSRLQSGRPLTGFFLQNVGLLSGWACLLLLALFEHELKF, encoded by the exons ATGGTCACCAACCTCTGTAGCAACATGTGCTTCTGGAGATTCACAGTTCCTCATTTTCTGCTGCTACTGACGTGTCTACCGGGGCGAGACCAAGCAGAGTCCAATCTTAAGGAGGTCCTCAGAGTCTTGGATCTACCGTTCAGTCCGGATGAAGAGGCGCACCTCCAGAAGAACCACATCGGCGTGCTGATTTCTGCAATTCTTGTGGCGGTCAACTGCCCAGAGAAGACTGGTGGCTCTCAAGAAGTCTGTGACAAG TGTCTGCCGCCTGATGTCGCACTTTCCGTGCTAGAGGATGACGGGAAGTCGTACCTAACCGAGGACGGCTTCCAGCGCCTATCCACTCTTTTGGTGTACTACATCGTGAACCTGCGAGACCTGTGCCGGTCGTCTTCCTCGCCTGTCAGTAGCTACGAGTTCTACCTGCTAGCTCTCACCGATCTCCACCCGGTGGAGGACAGCGGCGTCTTATCATTGGATGAACTCGAGAGCATTCTGCAGATCATCAACCAGCACAACAACCAAGAAAGCTCTACTCTCTCCAACCTCCAG TGTATTGACGTGGTTCATCTACTTGAAGACGCTAATGTGAAAGAAGGTACCCCTAAGATGTCAGTGGCCAAAGTCTTTGCCGCCATTATCAGTCACCTCCTGCAGGGTCGCTGCTTCACCCAGAGGAACCTCCCTCCGCCGACCTTCTTTACCAACTACATCTTTCACTCCCTCAACCGCACTAATGAACTGGGAGTTTCAG ATCTGGAGTTGCTGCTCCAACAGCTCGGTGTCGGCAGAGAAGGTGAGAAGCCGCACGCTCACAACAAGAAGAGGCGAAGTTCGCTGACTGAGTCGGGCCATTCACTGGAGGCTTGCAACCATGAAGCCGGAAACTGGGCACGG GTCTGTTTTTCAGCCGATCAGCTGGCGTATATTTTTGCTCTCGATCCGCAAATGCCCATTTCCAAGGAGCACTTTGGGCAAATGTGCCCGGCCTTCATCCAGCAGTTGCTCGGGAATGCGTGCGGTTCTGCAGAGTGGAACGGAAGAGGATCTCACCAACCCACCACTTTTGAGA AGTACGGCTACAGCACGGCGGCGGTGCTGCTCATCACGCTGGGATCCATGCTCGGCATCTGCCTGGTCTTCTTCAACTCCTGCCAGGAGACCTACACCCTGGTCCTGCAGCTCTTTGTGGGCCTGGCCGTGGGGACGCTCTCCGGCGACGCCCTCCTTCACCTCATCCCGCAG ATCCTCGGCCTTCACGGACACAATGAGGAAGGCCTCACGGAGCAGACGGACTACCTGTGGAAGATCGTCGGCGTGGTGGCTGGAATCTACGGCTTCTTCCTCATGGAGAGGATTTTCTCCATCCTGGTTCCTCAGCGcagacat AGCCACGCTCGGGGTGACTCCGAGGGTCCGTCCCGGAGGGGCAAGTCCATCTCTACCATACAGctg GGACCAGTGGATGAAGAAGCAGAAACATCTCTAGAGCAGAGACCTTCACAAAAAC TCGGCGGCGTTCCCCTGCTGGCCGTGATGGTCATCGTGGGTGACAGCCTCCACAATTTCGCTGACGGCCTGGTGCTGGGCGCCGCCTTCTCCTCGTCGCCCGAGTCCGGCATGGCGACAACCGTGGCCATCTTGTGCCACGAGATCCCCCACGAGATGG GGGACTTTGCGGTGCTGCTGAGCTCTGGACTCCCCGTGAAGATGGCCGCCGTCATGAATTTTGTCAGCGCCCTGACGGCTTTCGCCGGCCTCTACATCGGACTGTTCGTCTCGGCCCAGGCGCAAGTGCAGCAATGGATCTTCGCAGTCACCGCGGGGATTTTCCTCTATCTGGCACTGGTGGAGATG CTTCCCGAGATGAGTCGCTTGCAGAGCGGGCGACCACTCACCGGGTTCTTCCTGCAGAATGTCGGCCTCCTGTCGGGCTGGGCCTGCCTTTTGCTGCTTGCGCTCTTCGAACACGAGCTCAAATTCTAA
- the LOC133492557 gene encoding zinc transporter ZIP12-like isoform X1, with translation MVTNLCSNMCFWRFTVPHFLLLLTCLPGRDQAESNLKEVLRVLDLPFSPDEEAHLQKNHIGVLISAILVAVNCPEKTGGSQEVCDKCLPPDVALSVLEDDGKSYLTEDGFQRLSTLLVYYIVNLRDLCRSSSSPVSSYEFYLLALTDLHPVEDSGVLSLDELESILQIINQHNNQESSTLSNLQCIDVVHLLEDANVKEGTPKMSVAKVFAAIISHLLQGRCFTQRNLPPPTFFTNYIFHSLNRTNELGVSDLELLLQQLGVGREGEKPHAHNKKRRSSLTESGHSLEACNHEAGNWARVCFSADQLAYIFALDPQMPISKEHFGQMCPAFIQQLLGNACGSAEWNGRGSHQPTTFEKYGYSTAAVLLITLGSMLGICLVFFNSCQETYTLVLQLFVGLAVGTLSGDALLHLIPQILGLHGHNEEGLTEQTDYLWKIVGVVAGIYGFFLMERIFSILVPQRRHSHARGDSEGPSRRGKSISTIQLQGPVDEEAETSLEQRPSQKLGGVPLLAVMVIVGDSLHNFADGLVLGAAFSSSPESGMATTVAILCHEIPHEMGDFAVLLSSGLPVKMAAVMNFVSALTAFAGLYIGLFVSAQAQVQQWIFAVTAGIFLYLALVEMLPEMSRLQSGRPLTGFFLQNVGLLSGWACLLLLALFEHELKF, from the exons ATGGTCACCAACCTCTGTAGCAACATGTGCTTCTGGAGATTCACAGTTCCTCATTTTCTGCTGCTACTGACGTGTCTACCGGGGCGAGACCAAGCAGAGTCCAATCTTAAGGAGGTCCTCAGAGTCTTGGATCTACCGTTCAGTCCGGATGAAGAGGCGCACCTCCAGAAGAACCACATCGGCGTGCTGATTTCTGCAATTCTTGTGGCGGTCAACTGCCCAGAGAAGACTGGTGGCTCTCAAGAAGTCTGTGACAAG TGTCTGCCGCCTGATGTCGCACTTTCCGTGCTAGAGGATGACGGGAAGTCGTACCTAACCGAGGACGGCTTCCAGCGCCTATCCACTCTTTTGGTGTACTACATCGTGAACCTGCGAGACCTGTGCCGGTCGTCTTCCTCGCCTGTCAGTAGCTACGAGTTCTACCTGCTAGCTCTCACCGATCTCCACCCGGTGGAGGACAGCGGCGTCTTATCATTGGATGAACTCGAGAGCATTCTGCAGATCATCAACCAGCACAACAACCAAGAAAGCTCTACTCTCTCCAACCTCCAG TGTATTGACGTGGTTCATCTACTTGAAGACGCTAATGTGAAAGAAGGTACCCCTAAGATGTCAGTGGCCAAAGTCTTTGCCGCCATTATCAGTCACCTCCTGCAGGGTCGCTGCTTCACCCAGAGGAACCTCCCTCCGCCGACCTTCTTTACCAACTACATCTTTCACTCCCTCAACCGCACTAATGAACTGGGAGTTTCAG ATCTGGAGTTGCTGCTCCAACAGCTCGGTGTCGGCAGAGAAGGTGAGAAGCCGCACGCTCACAACAAGAAGAGGCGAAGTTCGCTGACTGAGTCGGGCCATTCACTGGAGGCTTGCAACCATGAAGCCGGAAACTGGGCACGG GTCTGTTTTTCAGCCGATCAGCTGGCGTATATTTTTGCTCTCGATCCGCAAATGCCCATTTCCAAGGAGCACTTTGGGCAAATGTGCCCGGCCTTCATCCAGCAGTTGCTCGGGAATGCGTGCGGTTCTGCAGAGTGGAACGGAAGAGGATCTCACCAACCCACCACTTTTGAGA AGTACGGCTACAGCACGGCGGCGGTGCTGCTCATCACGCTGGGATCCATGCTCGGCATCTGCCTGGTCTTCTTCAACTCCTGCCAGGAGACCTACACCCTGGTCCTGCAGCTCTTTGTGGGCCTGGCCGTGGGGACGCTCTCCGGCGACGCCCTCCTTCACCTCATCCCGCAG ATCCTCGGCCTTCACGGACACAATGAGGAAGGCCTCACGGAGCAGACGGACTACCTGTGGAAGATCGTCGGCGTGGTGGCTGGAATCTACGGCTTCTTCCTCATGGAGAGGATTTTCTCCATCCTGGTTCCTCAGCGcagacat AGCCACGCTCGGGGTGACTCCGAGGGTCCGTCCCGGAGGGGCAAGTCCATCTCTACCATACAGctg CAGGGACCAGTGGATGAAGAAGCAGAAACATCTCTAGAGCAGAGACCTTCACAAAAAC TCGGCGGCGTTCCCCTGCTGGCCGTGATGGTCATCGTGGGTGACAGCCTCCACAATTTCGCTGACGGCCTGGTGCTGGGCGCCGCCTTCTCCTCGTCGCCCGAGTCCGGCATGGCGACAACCGTGGCCATCTTGTGCCACGAGATCCCCCACGAGATGG GGGACTTTGCGGTGCTGCTGAGCTCTGGACTCCCCGTGAAGATGGCCGCCGTCATGAATTTTGTCAGCGCCCTGACGGCTTTCGCCGGCCTCTACATCGGACTGTTCGTCTCGGCCCAGGCGCAAGTGCAGCAATGGATCTTCGCAGTCACCGCGGGGATTTTCCTCTATCTGGCACTGGTGGAGATG CTTCCCGAGATGAGTCGCTTGCAGAGCGGGCGACCACTCACCGGGTTCTTCCTGCAGAATGTCGGCCTCCTGTCGGGCTGGGCCTGCCTTTTGCTGCTTGCGCTCTTCGAACACGAGCTCAAATTCTAA